The DNA window ATCGCGCAAATGTGAAACCGGGAGTGTGGTCCGGGCGAGCGCTTTGCACTTGTCCGGACCCGATTGTCGGTCCAGTGTGGGCGGCCTTCGGCCCAATGTCCCCCGTGTTTCGGAGACCGCCCACCATGCGCCCCGTCCTGCCGTTCCTGCGTTCCGCCCTGCTGGCCCTGCCTGTCGCGGCACTGGCGCTGTCCGCCGCCGCTCCGGCCCATGCGCAGTCGGCGAGCTTCGACGGCAACCAGAAGGCCGCCATCGAGAAGATCGTCCGCGATTACCTGATGGAGCATCCCGAGGTCATCCTGCAGGCCGTCGACGCCATGCAGGAGCGCCAGAAGGCGGCGGAGGCCGAGCAGGCCCGCAAGGCCCTGGTCGAGAACAGGCAGGAGCTGACCCGCAACCCGGCCGATCCGGTCGCCGGCAACCCGCAGGGCGACGTGACGGTGGTGGAGTTCTTCGATTACCAGTGCGGCTACTGCAAGGCCGTGCAGGCCGACACCCAGGCGCTGATCAAGGGCGATCCCAAGCTGCGCTTCGTCCTGAAGGAATTCCCGATCCTGGGACCGGCGTCGCTGCTCGCCTCGAAGGCCGCGCTCGCCGCCCGCGGCCAGGGCAAATACATGGAACTGCACAATGCCCTGATGGCTCACCGCGGCCAGCTGGACGAGGCGGTGATCATGCGGCTGGCCAAGTCGGTCGGGCTCGACACCGACCGGCTGAAGAAGGACATGGAGTCGCCGGACGTGCTGAAGGTGATCGCCGCCAATCAGGCGCTGGCCGAGAAGCTGAACATCCGCGGCACCCCGGCCTTCGTCTTCGGCGACGAGCTGGTGCCGGGAGCCATCAAGCTGGACGACATGAAGCGGCTGACCGACGCCGCCCGCGCCAAGGGTTGAGGCGGACCGTTCCATGACCGCAACGACTGAGCCGCAGACGCCGACCGTCGTCGTGTTCGACATCGGGCAGGTGCTGATCGAATGGGACCCGCGGCACCTCTACCGCGAGCTGTTCGACGGCTATGAGGACCTGATGGAGGATTTCCTCGACCGGGTCTGCACCCCCGCCTGGAACCTGGAGCAGGACCGCGGCCGCCCCTGGAGCGAGGCGGTCGCCCAGCTGACCGAGGAGCATCCGGACTGCGCCGAGCTGATCCGCGCCTATGACGACATGTGGGAACGCATGGTGCCGGGCCCGATTCCCGGCACGCCGGAGATCCTGGCGGAGTTGAAGGCGCGCGGCGTCCCCGTTTACGCCATCACCAACTTCTCGGCCGACAAGTTCGAACTGACGCGCAAGCGCTTCGACTTCCTGAACGGCTTCGACGGCATCATCGTTTCGGGTCAGGAACGGCTGGTGAAGCCCGACCCGGCGATCTACCGGCTGCTGATGGATCGTTACGGTCTCGAACCGAAGCACTGCTACTTCATCGACGACAACCCCGACAATGTCGAGGCTGCCAAGTCGGTGGGCATGTCGGCGCACCTGTTCCTCGGCGCCGAAGCGCTGCGGCGCGATCTGGTGGCGTTGGGGGTGTTGTAGGCGCTTGTTTGGCCCCCTCCCCATCCCTCCCCCGCTTCGCGGGAGAGGGGGTAGGAGCTTTGCGGGAGTTCAGCGGCAGTCCCCTCTCCCTCGAAGAGGGGGAGGGTTAGGGAGGGGGCCGCGACGATGTAACTCCCCCTACTCCGCCGCAGCCTCGCGGTCGGTGGCGGAGTTGAAGGCGTAGGTCTTCCAGGTCGGCTCATAGCTGTCGTCGGCCTGGTTGCCCCAGACCGACCAGTTTGGCCGGGCACCGCGGGCGAACATTTCCAGGAAGGGGCCGGGGCTACAGGCCTCGATCAGTTCATACTGCTCGTCGGGCTTACGGCTGTGCTCTCGCTTGCGGCTTTCGATGAGGTTGACCTGGGTCCGGCCGGGGGGCAGCGTGCGGGCCTTCTTGCCGCGGACACCGAACAGGATCAGTTCGGTCACGTTGCGGAAATAGAACCCCACCCCGCGCCCGTCCGACCCGCCATCCTTGCGCACCTTGTGCCAGACGAGGTTGGTCTTGTACTCGAACCCCCAGCTGCGCATGACCTGCAGGCCTTCCGGCAGCAGCGCGTTGGGAACCCACAGATACAGGTGCGCGGTGGAGGCGGCGATGTCGGCGACCGGCAGGGCGCAGATGTCCTCCACCGTCATGGTGCCATAGCGCGACAGGCGGCGATGTTCCGGCGCCATCTTGCCGGTGCGGTTGACGAAGCGCCAGGGCGGGTCCGCCATCACGGTGGCGAAGCGCCGGTCACCGGCGAAGGCCACCAGATCCCGCGCCGGATCCGATGCCGTCGCCACCGTGTTGCTGTCGCCCATCGCTGCCTCGAAATCCTGAACAAACCCGGTACTGGGAGGGGTGCAAACTCGCACGCGGCGGCAATCGCCGTCAATCCAGTCTAACCGCTCCGCCGACGCTGTCACAAGCGACGGCAGGCGGGAGCGGTCACTCCTCCTCGCCCGCCTCGGCCACGGCGCGCAGGGTGGCGCGCTCGGCCACGCTGACGGTCAGCCCCTGGGTTTCCACGCCCGAAGCGCGCAGCTTGGCGAGCGCCCGCGACAGGGTTTCCGGCTGCATGCCCAGGCGCCGCGCGATCAGCGCCTTGTCGAAGGGAAGCTGGAACTGCGCCGGCCCATCGCCCGGCGGGCAGACGCGCATCAGGAAGGCGGCGACCCGCTGTGGCGCCGGCTGGACCTGCAACTGCTCGATCTGGGTCACCAGATGGCGCAGGCGCACGGACAGCGAGCCCAGCATGCCGAAGGCGATCCGGTCATCCTCGCGCAGGCAGCGGGCGAATCCGTCGGCGGTCAGGGTCATGACGCGGGCGTCGGTCACCGCCTCCGCACAAACGGGAAACTTGCCGTCGGCGAACATGGCGGCCTCGGCGAAGCTCTCGGCAGGGCCGATGACATGGACCACCGCCTCCGTCCCGTCGCGGGTCAGGCGGTACAGCTTCACCCAGCCGTCGAGCAGCACGAAGAAGCGGTCGGCGGGCTCGTCCTGCAGGAACAGTGTGGTGCCGCGCGTCACAGGGCGCACGATGGCGACACCGCCCAGCAGGGACACCGCACGGTCGGTCAGCTTGGCGAACAGCGGAATGCCGCGCAGTGCGGCGGCATCTTCCGCCGACAGGTTGCTGCGGTGGGTGGTCATGACAGCTTCGCCTCCCCGGCCGTTGGCGGCATTGGTGTTGGCCCTGTTGGTGTTGGCCCTGTTGGTGTTGGCCCAGTTTGTGTTGGTGGGCGCGGTGCCGTCCGGTCGCTCAGGAGCCTCCAGACATTGACGGCGATCCCGGTCAGATCGGAGACCATGCCCGGAATCGACCCCACCAGACAGTTGTGCACGAACCAACAGGGCAATGCCACCAGCATGGTGCCGCGGAACACCGCAACCCCGGTCTGGTAACGGGCGAGGCTGATCAGCGCCATGCCGGCCGCCGCGAAGACGGACGGCAGGCCGGTCCAGGTCATGGCCATCACCGCGGCGATCACCGGCAGGATCAGCAGATAGACGAGTCGGAAGGCCGGTGAGGTGCCGAGCGCCAGCGCCACCAGAACCTGCAGCGCCGCAAGCGCATTCAATGCCGCCGCGGTCGGGGCGCCCACCATGGCAAAATGCAGGGCGAAGCCCAGACAGGGCACCAGCTGGACCAGAAGCATCGCCCGCCGGCTGCGGAAAAAGGGCCAAAGCATGCCGCCGAGCATGCCGCACAAGCCAACCAGCTGCGCAATGGACCATCCGATGTCCGTTTCCCCTGCCGCACCGAAGAGTGCCGGGAGCCGGACGGTCAGCATCTCGATCATGCCGGAAAGCCCCCCAGCAACGAAAAGGGCGGCGGGAAAGAGGCGGGAAACGGCGCCGGCCGCCCCGAAGGGCGGCGCAAAGAAGGCGCAGAAAGCAAAGTACCGAACGGGAAGAGCGGAAGACACACGCAACGCACAGCCGGGCCGAACCGAGCCACGGCCGGATCACTCACGAGCCAGGACCGCAGAAAACCGAGACGGAAAAGACAAGAACGCACGGCGCGCCCCCGAAGGGAGGCACCGTGCGAAAAGAAGCCGGAGTTTCACCGGGAAGACTGGAACGATGACCGCTCGAGCCTTCGATACGCTTGTCAGATGAGCGGAGCCGACCGAGCCGGCGCGCGTCCGAAAACGGGCGCCGTCCGGTCGAGGTCCGGGATACCCCGGACCTTACAGGTACTCGACCTTGCCCGCTTCCGGACCCTTCTGGCCCTGGCGAACGGTGACGCGCACCTGATCGCCCTCCTGGAGGGTCTGCATGCCCGAGCGGCGCAGCACGTTGACATGGACGAAGACGTCCTTGCCACCGGTGCTCGGCGTGATGAAGCCAAAGCCCTTGTCGGCATTGAACCACTTCACGGTGCCGTCGACTTCTTCCCCGCCGCTGCTGCCGCCGGCATCGTAGCCGCCGCGGTCATAGCCGCCACGGTCGAAGCCGCCGGTCCGCGGACGGGCCGAACGCTGAGCGGTCGACGTATCGACCGTGTGGATGGAGGCCACCTGCGGACCCTTCGGCCCACGGGCCAGGTCACAGGTGATGGTGGTGCCTTCGTCCAGCGCGTCGTAGCCTGCGGCCTGAACCGCAGAGACGTGCAGGAAGGCATCGGGCGAACCGTCCTCAGGCGACACGAAGCCGAACCCCTTGGTGGGGTTGAACCACTTCACGGTGGCGGTGACGTTGGACTTGGTGATCTCGGGAGCGCGGAAGCCCTGGCGGGGCGGGCGGTCGAACATGTGTCTTCAAGCTCATAGAGTGTGCCGAATGTCTTTTGTCACAGGGATCCGGTCCCAGGTCAAGCCTTCCAAAGGAAAGATGGCCGAATCGCCGTTAAATGCCCCACCCCAGGCTGACGCTTGCCGGCACTCCCGCGCTCCGGAACGGGGCGGACGGCACCGAAGTGCCGCTCCGCCTTCCACCACCGGCCCCTTCGCTTCGCCATTTGCGCGGCGACTCGGGGGCGATCTGCACGCCACCCGTGCGGCGGGCGGTCAGGCCGCCGACTGGTTCAATGGGGGATAATCGGTGTAGCCGTGGCGGTCGCCGCCATAGAAGGTCTTCTGGTCCGGCTCGGCCAGCGGAGCGTCGATGCGCAGCCGCTCCACCAGATCGGGATTGGCGATGAAGGGGCGGCCGAAGGCGATCATGTCGGCATGGCCGCTGGCCGTCGCCTGGATCGCCATGGCGCGGTCATAGACGTTGTTTGCCATGTAGCGCCCCTTGTAGAGCCCGCGCAGTTCGGCGAGGTCGCCGCCGAATCCCGGATGCGGCCCGCGGGTCACCCCTTCGATCATATGCAGATAGGCGAGGCCGTAATCGTTCAGCCGGCGGATCACCGGGCTGAAGGTGCCGACCGGGTCGCTTTCCTGCGCATCGTTGGCCGGGCTCAGCGGCGACAGGCGGATGCCGACTCGGTCGGCCCCGGCCTCCGCCACCACGGCGTCCAGCACCTCGAACAGGAAGCGGGCGCGATTCTCGACCGAGCCGCCATAAGCGTCGGTGCGCTTGTTGGTGCCGTCGCGCAGGAACTGGTCGATCAGGTAGCCGTTGGCGGCATGCACCTCGACCATGTCGAATCCGGCCGCCAGCGCGTTGCGGGTGGCATTGCGGTAATCCTCGACGATGCCCGGCAGCTCCGAAATGTCCAGCGCGCGCGGAGCCGGGATGTCCTTGAAGCCGTCGACGGTGAAGGCCTTCATTTCCGGCTTCACGGCGGAGGGCGCCACCGGCAGGGCGCCGCCAGGCTGCAGGTCGGGGTGGGAGATGCGCCCGACATGCCACAGCTGCAGGCAGATGTGCCCGCCCTTGGCATGGACGGCGTCGGTGACCAGCTTCCAGCCCGCCACCTGTTCGGCGCTGTGGATGCCGGGGGTGTAGGCATAGCCCTTGCCCTGCGGCGAGATCTGCGTCGCCTCGGCGATGATCAGGCCGGCACTGGCGCGCTGGGCGTAATATTCGGCGTTCATCGCGGTCGGCACGCCGGTGGCGTTGTCGGTGCGGCTGCGGGTCAGCGGTGCCATGGCGATGCGGTTGGGCAGGCTGTAGCGCCCGATCGTCACCGGCTGGAACAAGGGGGCCGCGTCCTGGCTGCTCGTCATGTCCGATCCATTCAGATGGTGAAACTGGACAGAAGTGTGGCCCGGCCTTCGTCACCGGCAAGGTGCCGATTGGACGCAGCGGGCGACCGGACAGCATGGCTGCCATACCGCCTGCCGCCGGGCCGCGGGACCTTTCGCCCCGCCCGGCGGTTATTCCCGACAGCATTAACCACGAACCAACGGGATCGCCGATGCAGCAGCGCTGGCCCGACCGACTCTGGATCGTCCGCCATGGCGAGAGCGCCGGAAACGTCGCGCGCGATGCGGCGCACGCGGCCGGCCTCGTCCGGATCGACATCGACGAACGCGACGTTGACGTTCCGCTCAGCCCACTTGGCGAGCGGCAGTCCGACGCGCTCGGCCGCTGGTTCGCCACCATGCCGGCGGAGGAACGGCCCGACGTTGTCCTGACCTCGCCCTACCGCCGGGCGCTGAGCACGGCGGAGCGGCTGCACCGGGCCGGCGGCCTGCCGGTCGATCCGACCGATTTCGTCATCGACGAGCGGCTGCGCGAGAAGGAATTCGGCGTGCTCGACCGGCTGACCACCGCCGGCATCCGGCAGGAGTTCCCCGATCAAGCCGGATTCCGCCGCCTTCTGGGCAAGTTCTACCACCGCCCGCCGGGGGGCGAGAGCTGGTGCGACGTGATCCTGCGGCTGCGCAGCGCGCTCGACACCATCAGTCTGCATCACGGCGGCCAACGGGTGCTGATCGTTGGGCATCAGGTGGTGGTGCTGTGCCTGCGCTACCTGCTGGAGACCATGAGGGAGGACGAGATCCTGGCCATCGATGCGGCCGGCGACGTCGCCAACTGCTCCGTCACCGAATACCGGTTCGACGCCAAGGCCGGGCCGCGCGGCGGGCTGTGCCTGCACCGCTACAACGTCGTCGCTCCGCTGGAGGAGGCCGGCGCCCCGGTCACCGCCGAGCCGGACGCCGCCGTCGCGGCCCGATAGGGAACATGCCCGTGGATCGTATCGAGGAAATTGCCGTCACCGCGGAGTTGCTGCGCGGCATGCCCCTGCCCCAGCCGGACGGCGACGGCGACAAGGAAACCCGCGGCCGGGTGCTTGTCATTGCCGGCAGCGTGCCGGTGCCGGGCGGCGCCCTGCTGTCCGCAATCGGCGCCCTGCGGGCGGGCGCCGGCAAGCTGCAGATCGCCACCGCAGCCAGCATCGCCCCGCATCTGGGCCTCGCCCTGCCCGAGGCGCTCGTCGCCGGCCTGCCGGAAACGGCGGAGGGTGGCATCGCCGCCGAGTCGGGCGAGGCGCTGGCCGAGCGGGCTTCGCGCTGCGACACCGTGCTGATCGGTCCCGGCATGATGGATGAGGCGGCGGTGGTGGAGCTGACCGCCGACCTGCTGACCCGCCTGGATCCGGCTCGGGATCCGGCTCAGGATCCGGCGCTGTGTCCGGCCGGCGGAGGGCCGCGCTTCGTGCTGGATGCGGGGGCGCTGGCCGGGCTGCGCCGTGACCCGGCGCCGGTGCAACGACACGCCGGCAATGTTGTGATCACCCCCCATGCCGGCGAGATGGCCGGGCTGCTGGGCTGCGCCCGCGACCGGGTGGAGGCCGATCCGCTCGCCGCGGCCCGACAGGTCGCGGCCCATCTGCAGGTGGTGGTCGCGCTGAAGGGGAGCTGCACCCGCATCGTCACCCCCGACGGCCGGGCCTGGGCCTATCGCGGCGGCACGGTGGGGCTCGCCACCTCCGGTTCCGGCGACACGCTGGCCGGGATCGTCGCCGGCTTGCTGGCCCGCGGCGCCAGCCCGGAGCAGGCGGCCATCTGGGGCGTCTATCTGCATGGCGAGGCGGGCAACCGGCTGAGCCGCCGGATCGGCCCGCTCGGCTTCCTCGCCCGCGAACTGCTGGCGGAAATCCCGGCGGCGATGGCGGCCCTGGCCGAGGGGGTGGAAAGCGATTGACCGCCTCAGCGCGCCGGAGCGCTGGCCGGAGCGGGCGCCACGGCCGGGGACGGCGGCAGGGCCGGGGTGGCGGGGACGGCGTTGAAGGTTTGGGACTGGACCGGCGCCACCTGCGCCGACAGGGCGGCGTCGCGGTCGCGGCAGCGGTCGACCACCTTCTGGCCGCAGTTCATGAAGCCCAGATCCTTGTTCAGGCAGACCCTGACCTCCGACACGTCGCGGCGGGAGCAGATGACCGCCACCCCCTCCGCGGTCAGGCCGGGATTGGCCTCCAGGAACAGGCGCTCCACCTGGACGGCCGGCACGGTCAGGCCGGGAGCCTTCAGCGGATCGGGAATCGCGACCTTGGCGGCGGCGGCGCGCAGCTTGGCGAAATAATCGGTCGCGTTCAGGCCGGAACAGGTCCCGTGCTTGCGCCACTGGTGCATCATCAGCCCGACGCTGGGCATCACTGTCATGGTCTGGTCCACCACCGCTTTGGGCACGTTGCGGTCGCGGGTGCAGGTTGCGGGATAGCTGCCGTCATTGTATTGCGGCCACAGGCCATGGACGACGAAGCCGTGTTTGCGCTCGCCGCACTGGTCGGGGTCGGGACCATTCCGGTCGCGGGCGCAGTAGGTCGGCGACCAGGACAGCGACAGGATGTAGTAATCGAAGGCGCCCGGCTCCGCCTTCCTTTGCGCCCAGGCTGGGCTTGCGGCGAACAGTCCGGCAACCAGAACGGACAGGGCGGCGACGACGGCGCTGCGCATGACGAGTCTTCCCACGGCTGTGCTTCCCAGCGTTGCATACCATGGAAGGAGGTTGCTGTCGCGGGGTCTCGACACCAATATCACTCGGCCGGACGGCTGCCTCCCGCCTTCGGCATCGGTGTTTCGCCACAATGGCCTGCGTCGCTTCATCGGGTATAGTCATCGGCATGTTCACCCTGTCCGCCCCGATGCTTCTGCGCGCCTATGCCGCCGGCATCTTCCCGATGGCCGAAAGCGCGGAGTCGCGGGAACTCCACTGGTTCGATCCGGAGCGCCGCGGCATCCTGCCGCTGGACGCCTTCCATGTGCCGCGCAGCCTGCGCAAGACCCTGCGCCGCGGCCTCTTCGAACTGCGCTTCGACAGCGCCTTCCGCGCGGTGATCGAGGGCTGCGCCGAATCGACGGAGGATCGGCCGAAGACCTGGATCAACGACGACATCATCCGGCTCTACAGCGAGCTGTTCGATGCCGGATTCGCCCACAGCGTCGAATGCTGGCGCGACGGCCTGCTGGTCGGCGGGCTCTATGGAGTGTCGATCGGCGGCGCCTATTTCGGCGAGAGCATGTTCAGCCGCGAGACCGGGGCCAGCAAGGTGGCGCTGGTCCATCTGGTCGCCCGCCTGCGCGCCGCCGGATTCGCCCTGCTCGACACCCAGTTCGTGACCGAGCATCTGTGCCGGTTCGGCGCCATCGAGATCCCCCGCACCGAATACCGCCGCCGCCTTGCCGCCGCGATGGAGCGCAAGACCGACTTCCACGCGGTGGACCAGCAGGCGGCGCTGGCGGATCTGCTGGAGTCGGCGTCGGGTTAGGCTACCGGGTGGAACACGCCCCCGCATTGGGGGGCCGGCACGCCGGTGGTCGCCGGCAGGCTGAGCGGCAGCCCGAGCCGGCTGCGTACCGCGAGATAGCCGAAGGCCTGGGCCTCCAGCGCGTCGCCGTCCCAGCCGACCAGATCGGCCGAGTCGACGGGCACCCCCAGCCGGCCGGCCAGCATCGCCATCAGCGTGGCGTTGTGGCGGCCGCCGCCGCAGACCAGCCAGCGCACCGGCGGGGCCGGCAGATGGGCCACCACGCGGGCGACCGAGTCGGCAGTAAAGGCGGTCAGGGTCGCGGCGCCGTCGGCGGCGGACAGGGCGGCCACCGGCGCCGGGTCGAAGGCGTCGCGGTCCAGCGACTTGGGCGCCGGGCGGCCGAACCAGGGATGGGCCATCAGGGCGGCCAGCGCCGGACCATCCACTTGGCCGGTCGCCGCCAGCGCCCCGCCGGCATCGAAGCGGCCGAGGCCGTGGCGCAGAACCCAATCGTCGATCAGGGCGTTGCCCGGCCCGGTGTCGCAGGCGACGACCTCGGCTTCCCCGTCCGAAGCCTCGGGACCGATCCAGCTGACGTTGGCGACGCCGCCGATGTTGAGGACGGCGAGCGGGCGCGCCAGCCCATGCGCCAGCGCGCGGTGGAACAGCGGGACCAGCGGCGCCCCCTGCCCGCCCGCGGCCACGTCGGCACTGCGGAAGTCGTTGACCACGGCGATGCCGGTCGCCGCGGCCAGCCGGGCGCCGTCGCCGATCTGGCGGGTGAGGCGCCGGTCGGAATCGTGATGGATGGTGTGGCCGTGGAAACCGATCAGCTCGACGTCGGCCGGCGCGACGCCCGCCTGATCCAGCAGACGGCGCACCGCATCGGCATGGGCGTCGGTCAGCTCGCGCTCGACCTCCGCCACCGGCCCGCCATGGTCGGTCCTGCCGAGGCAACCGCGCAGCCGCGCGCGGAAGCCGTCGTCATAGGGAATGGTCAGGAAGGAGAGCGCCTCCACCCGCTCGCGCCCGTCGGTGCGCAGCAGGGCGGCGTCGATGCCGTCCATCGACGTGCCGCTCATCAGGCCGACGACGGCGCGCAGCCCCTCCCCGTCATCCCCGTCCCGGTTCTTCATCGTCTGCTCCGCGCCCGCTTTGGTGACGGACGCACACTAGCCTAGCTGAGCCAAAGCTGCAGCATCAGCCGGTCGCGGTTGGCCGGCGGCACGGCACGATGGTAGCAGGAGGTGTCCTCCAGGAAGCCGGTGCCGGCTGGCCCCTCCACCACCAGGATGCGGTCGCGGGCGAAGCGGGTGAACAGTTCCTCGTCGCGGGCATTGGCGGAGCCCAGCAGCATGCGCAGCGACTTGCCGTGATGGCTGCCGCGGACCAGCTCATGCTCCCCCGCACCGGGGCTGACGTCGGTCAGGTAGAATTGGGCCGAGCAGAAATGGAAATCGTGAACGTCGTAATGCCAGTCGATGGTCTGGCCCAACTGCCGGCGCTCGTCGTCGCTGGCGTCGGTGACGAAGCTCCAGAACAGGCGCGGGATGATCTTGGTCGCGGGGAATCCCAGGAAGGCCCCGGCGCATTCCATCAGCAGCGGATCGCGGCAGACCCGCCGCACCGCCGGGCAGTCCAGCGGATCGGGAACGATGCCCATCACCGCGGGCGAGCCGTCGGCAAGCCGGCCGTTGCGGACGTCGTGGCGGTAGAACATCCGCTCGTCGCGCAGCCGCCGCTGCAGGGGAGAGTGGGTGGCGAACTCCACCAGCTCCTCCACCATCGCCCAGGGCAGGTCGAAGCCGGTGGCGATCGAGTCGCGGCGCAGCTCGGCCAGCGCCCGGTCCGCGGTCTGGCCGGCGAACAGGCTGACCGGAAGGGTGGGCAGGGCGACGGGCGGCCCGGCCGGGGCACGCTGCCGTGATCGGGGGGACAGTCGGCGCAAGGCACTGTAACCGCGCCGCACCGTTTCGAAGCGGCCGAGCGCATAGTGGAACTCTCCGGCGACGAGGCGCCGGGCAATATTCGCAACGTTCATTGGTCGTGCATCCCTGGGGCAGCCGAAGGACCAAAACCGCGGTGGGTTGCGCGGCCTCTGGTGCGGGAATGCACGGAGTGTAGGCAGGTTTGGGGCGATTCTAAAAATACCCTTGTGGCGTACGCCCTCGCGCCTGAGGAATAGCCGGGGCGGCAGGGCGTCCATCCCATACGGCTCATGCCGGGAGAAAACGGCGCCCCGCCTTCACGCGACAGGTTACAGCGCCTGCACGGCCTTCAGCACCGCCGCGACATGGCCGGTCACCTTCACCTTGCGCCAGACGTTGCAGACCACGCCGTCCTTGTCGATCAGGAAGGTGGCGCGGTCGATGCCCATGTATTTGCGGCCGTACATGCTCTTCTCGACCCAGGTGCCATAGGCCTCGCAGACGGCGCCGTCGGTGTCGGAGGCCAGCGTGAAGGTCAGCTCATGCTTGGCCTTGAACTTGTCGTGGCTGGCGACGCTGTCCTTGGACACGCCGATCACCACCGCATCGACGGCGGAGAAGTCGGGCAGCTGGTCGCGGAAGCCGCAGGCCTCCGAGGTGCAGCCCGACGTGTCGTCCTTGGGGTAGAAATACAGAACCACCGGCTTGCCGCGCAGGGCCGACAGGGTGACGCTGCCCCCGCCATCGGTCGGCATGGTGAAATCCGGGGCGGGCGATCCGACGTCTACGGTCATGGCTGCTCGAATGTCCTTCTTCTTGCCGGCGGCGAGGCGATCCCTCAGGCCGGAGGCGTGGTCGTGTTGGGTGGGGCCAGACGGCCCGCCGGTTCCTCGACCAGGGCCTTGAAGTGGCCATGGGCGCGGGCGGCGACGGCACGGATTCTGTGGTCCAGTTCGGGGAAGTCAACAGCGCCAGGCTCACGCTCGTCCGGAAAGGCAGCGCGGACCAGCCCGGCCAGCAGGCTGGGCGACACCTGGTTGGGGTCCAGCACACCCGCGGTGGTCAGCCGCAGGAAGCCCTGCACCCGCCGCCAGACCCGCAGCGTCGCTTCCAGATCGGCCGCCACCTCCGCATCCAGGGCACCGGTGCGGGCGGCGCATTGCAGCGCCTTGGCGGTGCCGATGTGCAGGATGTCCGGCCGCTCATGACCGAAACGCAGCTGCAGGTACTGGGCGATGAACTCGATGTCGATCAGGCCGCCGCGGGCGTATTTGACGTTCCAGACGTTGGTCGTCCCGAACTCCTTCTCGATTCGCCGCCGCATGTCGGCGACGTCCCAGAGCAGCCGGTCGGCATCGCGCGGCGCCGTCAGCACCGAGCGGATCGCCGCCGACACCCGGTCGGCCAGAGCGGGATCGCCGCCGATCACCCGGGCGCGGGTCAACGCCATGTGTTCCCAGGTCCAGGCGTCGGTCGTCTGGTATTTCAGGAAGGCGTCCAGCGAGGTGGCGAGCGGCCCGGCATTGCCGGACGGGCGCAGCCGCATGTCCACCTCGTAGAGCCGGCCGTCGCCCATCGGGGCGGTGATGGCGTTGGTCAGCCGCTGGGTCAGCTTGATGTAATACTCGTTGGGCGACAGCGGCTTTGCTCCATCGGACAGGCGTGGGCTGTCGCCGGGCGCCACGTCGTAAATCACGATCAGGTCGATGTCCGAGGTGATGGTCAGCTGCCGGCTGCCCAGCTTGCCCATCGCCACCACCACCCAGGCACCGCCGGGAATGCGGCCATGTCGCTGGGCGAACTCCTCCTCCACCCGGCGGGCGAGGTCGGGAACGACGATGTCGGCCAAATCGGCCAGGAAGGCGCCGCAGCGGTCGCCGTCGGTGATGCCGCGCAGGATGTGGACCCCGGCGCGGAAGCGCTGGTCGTTGGTCCAGCGCCGCGACAGGGTCAGCGCATCCTCGAAATCGCGGGCCGGCGCCATCACGCGGGCAT is part of the Azospirillum lipoferum 4B genome and encodes:
- a CDS encoding histidine phosphatase family protein; the protein is MQQRWPDRLWIVRHGESAGNVARDAAHAAGLVRIDIDERDVDVPLSPLGERQSDALGRWFATMPAEERPDVVLTSPYRRALSTAERLHRAGGLPVDPTDFVIDERLREKEFGVLDRLTTAGIRQEFPDQAGFRRLLGKFYHRPPGGESWCDVILRLRSALDTISLHHGGQRVLIVGHQVVVLCLRYLLETMREDEILAIDAAGDVANCSVTEYRFDAKAGPRGGLCLHRYNVVAPLEEAGAPVTAEPDAAVAAR
- a CDS encoding HAD family hydrolase, coding for MTATTEPQTPTVVVFDIGQVLIEWDPRHLYRELFDGYEDLMEDFLDRVCTPAWNLEQDRGRPWSEAVAQLTEEHPDCAELIRAYDDMWERMVPGPIPGTPEILAELKARGVPVYAITNFSADKFELTRKRFDFLNGFDGIIVSGQERLVKPDPAIYRLLMDRYGLEPKHCYFIDDNPDNVEAAKSVGMSAHLFLGAEALRRDLVALGVL
- a CDS encoding DsbA family protein: MRPVLPFLRSALLALPVAALALSAAAPAHAQSASFDGNQKAAIEKIVRDYLMEHPEVILQAVDAMQERQKAAEAEQARKALVENRQELTRNPADPVAGNPQGDVTVVEFFDYQCGYCKAVQADTQALIKGDPKLRFVLKEFPILGPASLLASKAALAARGQGKYMELHNALMAHRGQLDEAVIMRLAKSVGLDTDRLKKDMESPDVLKVIAANQALAEKLNIRGTPAFVFGDELVPGAIKLDDMKRLTDAARAKG
- a CDS encoding MT-A70 family methyltransferase produces the protein MGDSNTVATASDPARDLVAFAGDRRFATVMADPPWRFVNRTGKMAPEHRRLSRYGTMTVEDICALPVADIAASTAHLYLWVPNALLPEGLQVMRSWGFEYKTNLVWHKVRKDGGSDGRGVGFYFRNVTELILFGVRGKKARTLPPGRTQVNLIESRKREHSRKPDEQYELIEACSPGPFLEMFARGARPNWSVWGNQADDSYEPTWKTYAFNSATDREAAAE
- a CDS encoding Crp/Fnr family transcriptional regulator, with protein sequence MTTHRSNLSAEDAAALRGIPLFAKLTDRAVSLLGGVAIVRPVTRGTTLFLQDEPADRFFVLLDGWVKLYRLTRDGTEAVVHVIGPAESFAEAAMFADGKFPVCAEAVTDARVMTLTADGFARCLREDDRIAFGMLGSLSVRLRHLVTQIEQLQVQPAPQRVAAFLMRVCPPGDGPAQFQLPFDKALIARRLGMQPETLSRALAKLRASGVETQGLTVSVAERATLRAVAEAGEEE
- a CDS encoding YgjV family protein, with protein sequence MIEMLTVRLPALFGAAGETDIGWSIAQLVGLCGMLGGMLWPFFRSRRAMLLVQLVPCLGFALHFAMVGAPTAAALNALAALQVLVALALGTSPAFRLVYLLILPVIAAVMAMTWTGLPSVFAAAGMALISLARYQTGVAVFRGTMLVALPCWFVHNCLVGSIPGMVSDLTGIAVNVWRLLSDRTAPRPPTQTGPTPTGPTPTGPTPMPPTAGEAKLS
- a CDS encoding cold-shock protein, with the protein product MFDRPPRQGFRAPEITKSNVTATVKWFNPTKGFGFVSPEDGSPDAFLHVSAVQAAGYDALDEGTTITCDLARGPKGPQVASIHTVDTSTAQRSARPRTGGFDRGGYDRGGYDAGGSSGGEEVDGTVKWFNADKGFGFITPSTGGKDVFVHVNVLRRSGMQTLQEGDQVRVTVRQGQKGPEAGKVEYL
- a CDS encoding alkene reductase — its product is MTSSQDAAPLFQPVTIGRYSLPNRIAMAPLTRSRTDNATGVPTAMNAEYYAQRASAGLIIAEATQISPQGKGYAYTPGIHSAEQVAGWKLVTDAVHAKGGHICLQLWHVGRISHPDLQPGGALPVAPSAVKPEMKAFTVDGFKDIPAPRALDISELPGIVEDYRNATRNALAAGFDMVEVHAANGYLIDQFLRDGTNKRTDAYGGSVENRARFLFEVLDAVVAEAGADRVGIRLSPLSPANDAQESDPVGTFSPVIRRLNDYGLAYLHMIEGVTRGPHPGFGGDLAELRGLYKGRYMANNVYDRAMAIQATASGHADMIAFGRPFIANPDLVERLRIDAPLAEPDQKTFYGGDRHGYTDYPPLNQSAA